The segment GAGCGATGCGACATGAGCCAGCCTTGATGTGATACCACGCAGATCGCCACTGCCGTCCCCCGTCGTGTCCTGGAAGGAGCGCGGGTAGATCTGGTAGATGACGCAGCCGCGCCACCACTCGGCGTGGTCACTTGCCACTCGGGTTCTCCTTTATCCGAGCCTGCGCGGCTTCGTGTTCGATCATGAAGATCACCGTTCGCCCCGGCACCGGTCGTGAAATTCCGGCTGCGCCGTCCGTTGTCTCGATGGCTGGCTCCCAGCGAAATCCGTCGCGCTCCGGCAGCGTGAACATACAGGCCCGACGATCGCCATTGATAACAACGGCAAGGCGGCGATCATCGCTGCCGAGCATCAAGACCAGGCGGTGCCGCCCCGGATCGTGCCAGCCTGCCTCGTCGAGCGGCGTGCCGGTTTCAGTGAGCCAGACCACGTCCGGTTTTTCTGATCCAGGGGGCGGCTCTCCAGTCAGGAAGCGCGTGTCGGAAAGCGCCGGCACGGAACGACGCAACGTGGCGAGCAAAACGGCGTATTGTTCCAGCGCCTGATCGCGCCCGGCCCAGTCGAGCCAGGTGATCTCGTTGTCCTGCGCATAGGCGTTGTTGTTGCCCTTCTGGGTGCGGCCGAATTCGTCTCCGGCGGTCAGCATGATCGTGCCGCGTGAGGCAAACAGCGTGGCCAGCAGCGCACATCGGTCATCGAAACGTGCCGTAACGATCGCCCGGTCGCCGGTCTCGCCCTCGACGCCATTGTTCCAGGACAGGTTGTCGTCGTGGCCATCGCGGTTCTGCTCGCCATTGGCCTCATTGTGCTTGTGCTCGTAGGCAACAATGTCGGCCAGCGTCATGCCGTCATGCGCGGCGATGAAATTGACGCTGCGGCTCGTCTGCTGGCCTGGTTTGGCAAACACGTCGGACGAGCCGGCAAGCCGGGTGGCGAGCGCGCCGACCATGCCGCTATCGCCGCGCCAGAACCGGCGGAGGTCGTCGCGATATCTGTCGTTCCATTCGAGGAAGGGCGGCGGAAAATTGCCAAGCTGATAGCCGTCCGGGCCGATATCCCAAGGCTCGGCGACCAGCACCCGGTCGCCAAGGAGCGGATCATCCCGAATAGCCGTGAGCAATGGCGCAGCGGCGTCGAACGCACCATCGACCCGCCCCAGAATGGGGGCCAGGTCGAAGCGGAAACCGTCGACGCCGGCGTGGCAGACAAAGTGACGAAGCGTGTCGATGACCATTTCCCGGACGGCCGGATGATCACAAGCGACGGTGTTGCCGGTGCCGGTGTCGTTGATCAGGCTGCCGTCCGGCCGATGCCGGTAGTAGGCGCGGCTGTCGAGGCCGCGCAGCGACAGCGTCGGCCCAAGCCTGTCGCTTTCGCCGGTGTGGTTGAAGACAAGATCGAGGATGACGCCGATGCCGGCCTCACGCAGCGCGGCAACCGTCTGCTGCAATTCCGCCAGACCGCCGGGCGCGAGGCGCGGATCGAGCGCCATGAAGGTCACGGGATTGTAGCCCCAGGCATTGCGCAGCCCGAGCGGCGGCAAATGCCGCTCATCGATCGATGCCGTCACCGGCATCAGTTCGACCGCCCCGACCCCGAGTTTTTTCAGATGCTCGATGATGGCCGGATGGGCAAGCGCTGCAAGCTTCCCGCGCTGGTGCTTCGGGATGGCCGGATGCAGCATGGTGAAGGCGCGCACCGGCACTTCATAGATCAGGCCGCCGGGCTGGAACAGCGGCGGCAAGACAGGCACCGCTTGCGGCAAGGTTGCGGCAATAGCCTTTGGCAGCAGCGGCGCAGTGTCCGTGGCCTCGCCCCGGCGCGCGGCGAGCCTGCCGTCATAAACATAGGGCCTGTCGATTTCGACGGCATAGGGGTCGACCAGCAGCTTGTCGGGATCGAACCAAAGCCCTTGCTCGGGCGCATAGTCGCCATCGGCGCGAAGCCCGTATCGGGTGCCGGCGGCGAGGCCGGCAACGAAAAGCGCGTGAACGCCCTCGCCTTCCGGCTGGAGCTCGAGCCGGTCGATCTCCCGGGTTCCTTCATCGTCGAAGATCGAGACCCAGATGCGCCGAGCTGACGAGGACCATGCGGCGAAGCGAATGCCTTCGCAAGCGACGGTGGCGCCGAGCGGACTCATACGGCGTCTCCTTCTCCCCTTGTGGGAGAAGGTGGATCGGCGCGCAGCGCCGAGACGGATGAGGGGTGCTGGAAGCAACGAGGCATGGGCGATTTGAGCAAAGGTATGCGACAAGCTGGAACACCCCTCATCCGACCGAGCTTCGCTCGGCCACCTTCTCCCACAACAAGGAGAGAAGGGGGAGCCTCGCAACGCAGGCCGAATTCAGACGGCCGGCTGTCAACCAGCTTCAAGTAATCACGCTCGGCTTGGCGCGGCCGGTATGGCTGCGAATCCCGGCGATATCTTCGGCTGCCGCAATCAGGTCGGCAAGCGCCTCCTGCGTGTCAAGATCGTGCCTGGACTGGTCCGGTTCGTAGCGCTCGATATAGACGCGCAGCGTCGCCCCCGAGGTACCGGTGCCGGAGAGACGGAAGACGATGCGCGATCCGCCTTCGAACAGCACCCTGATGCCCTGGTTCCTGGCTATCGACCCGTCGACCGGGTCGTGATAGGCGAAATCGTCCGCGCTGGCGATCTTCATGCCGCGCACGCTGGTGCCGGGCAAGGAAGCGAGCTTGGTCCGCAATTCGTCGACCAGCGCATTGGCCCGGTCGGTCTCGACCTCCTCGTAGTCATGGCGTGAGTAGTAATTGCGGCCATAGGCGGCCCAGTGCTCGGTAACGATCTGCTTGGCGCTTTCGCCCCGGGCTGCGAGAATATTGAGCCACAAAAGCACGGCCCACAGCCCGTCCTTTTCGCGGACATGGTTGGAGCCGGTTCCGGCACTTTCCTCGCCGCAGATCGTCGCCATGTCGGCATCGAGCAGATTGCCGAAGAATTTCCAGCCGGTCGGCGTTTCATAGATGCCGATGCCGAGCTTTTCGGCGACGCGGTCGGCTGCACCACTGGTCGGCATCGAGCGGGCGATGCCTTTCAGGCCGGCCTTGTAGCCCGGCGCCAGATGAGCATTGGCGGCGAGCATAGCCACCGAATCCGACGGGGTGACGAAAATGCCCTTGCCGATG is part of the Mesorhizobium sp. L-2-11 genome and harbors:
- the glgX gene encoding glycogen debranching protein GlgX, producing MSPLGATVACEGIRFAAWSSSARRIWVSIFDDEGTREIDRLELQPEGEGVHALFVAGLAAGTRYGLRADGDYAPEQGLWFDPDKLLVDPYAVEIDRPYVYDGRLAARRGEATDTAPLLPKAIAATLPQAVPVLPPLFQPGGLIYEVPVRAFTMLHPAIPKHQRGKLAALAHPAIIEHLKKLGVGAVELMPVTASIDERHLPPLGLRNAWGYNPVTFMALDPRLAPGGLAELQQTVAALREAGIGVILDLVFNHTGESDRLGPTLSLRGLDSRAYYRHRPDGSLINDTGTGNTVACDHPAVREMVIDTLRHFVCHAGVDGFRFDLAPILGRVDGAFDAAAPLLTAIRDDPLLGDRVLVAEPWDIGPDGYQLGNFPPPFLEWNDRYRDDLRRFWRGDSGMVGALATRLAGSSDVFAKPGQQTSRSVNFIAAHDGMTLADIVAYEHKHNEANGEQNRDGHDDNLSWNNGVEGETGDRAIVTARFDDRCALLATLFASRGTIMLTAGDEFGRTQKGNNNAYAQDNEITWLDWAGRDQALEQYAVLLATLRRSVPALSDTRFLTGEPPPGSEKPDVVWLTETGTPLDEAGWHDPGRHRLVLMLGSDDRRLAVVINGDRRACMFTLPERDGFRWEPAIETTDGAAGISRPVPGRTVIFMIEHEAAQARIKENPSGK